The following proteins are encoded in a genomic region of Leifsonia psychrotolerans:
- a CDS encoding MarR family winged helix-turn-helix transcriptional regulator has protein sequence MAERKNHEATSSYWYDDDADDVTRAILVLQALRRFKAADSAMRHRTQAEMDMNETDLLALRHLIAAEARGHEVGPKELSEVLRITTAATAKLLARLVHSGHIRREVHPTDRRAQRLYATRNAHQEVRKTLGDMHERMIAVAQDFSAEQQRAIIDFLDAMSTSMHTPAEESKAARHSLATRHPAAH, from the coding sequence ATGGCCGAGCGGAAAAACCATGAAGCGACGTCGTCGTACTGGTACGACGATGATGCTGATGACGTTACGCGAGCCATTCTGGTGCTGCAAGCCCTGCGTCGCTTCAAGGCAGCCGATTCAGCCATGCGGCACCGCACCCAGGCTGAGATGGACATGAACGAGACTGACCTGCTCGCGCTGCGGCACCTGATCGCGGCGGAAGCCCGCGGCCACGAGGTTGGGCCGAAGGAATTGAGCGAGGTCCTGCGAATCACAACGGCGGCGACGGCGAAGCTGCTCGCACGGCTCGTGCACTCCGGTCATATCCGACGTGAGGTGCACCCCACCGACCGTCGCGCCCAACGGCTCTATGCCACCCGCAACGCTCACCAGGAGGTGCGCAAGACGCTGGGGGATATGCATGAACGTATGATCGCTGTCGCGCAGGACTTCTCGGCCGAGCAGCAGCGCGCCATCATCGACTTTCTCGACGCCATGAGCACGTCCATGCACACACCCGCCGAGGAATCGAAAGCGGCCAGGCACTCGCTGGCCACCCGACATCCGGCAGCGCACTGA
- a CDS encoding FAD-dependent oxidoreductase, which translates to MTKLRLAIVGAGPAGIYAADILLKAERNFDVSIDLFDHLPAPYGLVRYGVAPDHPRIKGIINALRDVLDRGDIRLFGNVRYGTDITLDDLKQHYNAVIFATGAVRDADLNIPGIELEGSYGAAEFVSWFDGHPDFPRTWPLEAKQVAVIGNGNVALDVSRILAKHADDLLVTEIPDNVYGGLKESPVTDVHVFGRRGPTSVKFTPLELRELGELRDVDIMVYDEDFDYDDAARAAVAGNKQVFVIDKVLNQWRQREVGEASRRLHLHFFAKPIEIVDDGAGRVGGIRYERTVPDGEGGVVGTGEMRELPIQAVYRAVGYFGSPLPGIPFDKKRGVIPNREGQVLRKDPSSGSGGANEQMYGVYATGWIKRGPVGLIGHTKSDAMETVRHLINDSGNWWHPEHPAEESVTELLDSRGIHYTDLNGWHNLDQHELSLGESAGRTRIKVVPRDEMVTVSRSK; encoded by the coding sequence ATGACCAAGTTGCGATTGGCCATTGTCGGAGCAGGCCCCGCCGGCATCTACGCCGCCGACATCCTGTTGAAGGCAGAGCGCAACTTCGACGTTTCGATTGACCTGTTCGACCACCTGCCCGCGCCGTATGGGCTCGTGCGCTATGGCGTCGCCCCCGACCACCCGCGCATCAAGGGCATCATCAACGCCCTGCGCGATGTGCTCGACCGTGGCGACATTCGTCTCTTTGGCAACGTGCGCTACGGCACCGACATCACGCTCGATGACCTCAAACAGCACTACAACGCGGTGATCTTCGCCACGGGAGCCGTGCGTGACGCCGACCTGAACATTCCGGGCATCGAGCTCGAGGGCTCGTACGGCGCCGCCGAGTTCGTTAGCTGGTTCGACGGGCACCCCGACTTTCCGCGCACCTGGCCGCTCGAGGCGAAGCAGGTGGCGGTGATCGGCAATGGCAATGTGGCCCTCGACGTCTCCCGCATCCTGGCCAAGCATGCCGACGACCTGTTGGTGACCGAGATTCCAGATAACGTCTACGGCGGACTCAAGGAGTCGCCGGTGACCGATGTTCACGTGTTCGGCCGCCGCGGTCCGACCTCGGTGAAGTTCACCCCGCTCGAACTGCGGGAACTCGGCGAGCTGCGCGACGTCGACATCATGGTCTACGACGAAGACTTCGACTACGACGATGCTGCCCGCGCGGCCGTCGCCGGAAACAAGCAGGTGTTCGTGATCGATAAGGTGCTGAACCAGTGGCGCCAGCGCGAGGTCGGCGAGGCCAGCCGTCGCCTGCACCTGCACTTCTTCGCCAAGCCCATCGAGATCGTTGACGACGGCGCCGGTCGGGTAGGTGGCATCCGTTACGAGCGCACGGTGCCCGACGGTGAGGGCGGAGTCGTCGGTACCGGCGAAATGCGCGAACTGCCGATTCAGGCCGTGTACCGCGCCGTCGGCTACTTCGGTTCGCCGCTGCCAGGCATCCCGTTCGACAAGAAGCGCGGTGTGATTCCGAACCGCGAGGGCCAGGTGCTGCGCAAGGACCCGTCGTCGGGTTCGGGCGGTGCCAATGAGCAGATGTACGGCGTCTACGCGACGGGGTGGATCAAGCGTGGGCCGGTGGGGCTGATTGGTCACACCAAGTCGGATGCGATGGAGACCGTGCGTCACCTCATCAACGATTCGGGCAATTGGTGGCACCCCGAGCACCCCGCCGAAGAGAGCGTGACCGAGTTGCTCGATTCGCGCGGCATCCACTACACCGACCTGAACGGCTGGCATAACCTCGACCAACACGAGCTATCGCTCGGGGAGTCGGCCGGCCGCACCCGAATCAAGGTTGTGCCGCGTGACGAGATGGTGACGGTGTCGCGCTCGAAATAG
- a CDS encoding isochorismate synthase, which yields MNVQALTVETTAISDIRQLILLLDRQEPLLWMRRTQGLAGIGTALRLEFGGETRMTDAALAWREVVAAATITDPLARTGTGLLAFGAFAFDASSAQKSVLIVPRLIVGREDGQCWVTRIWETGTEPPEIPLTLHPLGAEYRLSLLPGAMTAEAYRDAVAEAVRRIAARDVSKIVLARDLVGHLPAESDARRALTQLALGYPDCWTFAVDGLIGSSPETLIRASQGEVNARVLAGTMSRGADAESDAEAALTLATSSKDGDEHEFAVQSVVASLRPHTSHLTASEVPFTLKLPNLWHLATDLEGTLSDGSTSLDLIAALHPTAAVAGTPTDTALAVIRELEPFDRGRYAGPVGWVGADGDGEWAIALRCAQISPTGDVTAYAGCGIVLDSEPDRELAETRMKFRPVVEAFG from the coding sequence GTGAATGTGCAGGCTTTGACGGTGGAGACCACCGCGATCAGCGACATCCGTCAACTCATTCTCTTGCTTGACCGCCAGGAGCCTCTGCTCTGGATGCGGCGCACGCAGGGATTAGCCGGCATCGGCACGGCGTTACGACTGGAGTTCGGCGGGGAAACCCGCATGACGGATGCCGCGCTCGCCTGGCGGGAGGTCGTCGCCGCCGCAACCATCACCGACCCCCTCGCGCGCACCGGAACCGGCCTGCTCGCGTTCGGCGCCTTCGCGTTCGACGCGTCGTCGGCACAGAAGAGCGTCTTGATCGTGCCGCGGCTCATTGTGGGTCGCGAAGACGGCCAGTGCTGGGTTACCCGCATTTGGGAGACGGGGACCGAGCCGCCCGAAATTCCGCTGACGTTGCATCCGCTCGGCGCCGAATACCGCCTCTCGCTGCTGCCCGGCGCCATGACAGCCGAGGCCTACCGCGACGCCGTGGCCGAGGCAGTGCGCCGCATCGCCGCGCGCGACGTGAGCAAGATCGTGCTGGCACGAGACCTCGTGGGGCATCTGCCGGCCGAGTCCGATGCGCGGCGGGCCCTCACGCAGCTCGCACTCGGCTACCCGGACTGTTGGACCTTCGCCGTTGACGGACTCATTGGTTCGAGCCCCGAGACGCTGATTCGCGCCTCGCAGGGTGAGGTCAATGCGCGTGTGCTCGCCGGCACCATGTCGCGGGGAGCGGATGCCGAGTCAGACGCCGAGGCGGCTCTCACGCTGGCCACGTCGAGCAAGGACGGTGACGAGCACGAGTTCGCGGTGCAGAGCGTCGTGGCGTCGCTGCGCCCGCACACCTCGCACCTCACGGCGAGCGAGGTGCCGTTCACATTGAAGCTTCCGAACCTGTGGCACCTGGCCACCGACCTTGAGGGCACGCTGAGCGACGGGTCAACCTCGCTCGACCTCATCGCGGCGCTGCACCCCACTGCCGCGGTCGCGGGAACCCCCACCGACACCGCCCTGGCCGTGATTCGCGAGCTCGAACCCTTCGACCGCGGGCGCTACGCCGGCCCGGTCGGCTGGGTGGGCGCCGACGGCGACGGCGAGTGGGCAATCGCGTTGCGCTGCGCCCAGATCAGTCCCACCGGCGATGTCACCGCCTATGCCGGTTGCGGCATCGTGCTCGACTCGGAGCCCGACCGCGAGCTGGCCGAGACGCGCATGAAGTTCCGCCCGGTGGTGGAGGCCTTCGGCTGA
- a CDS encoding polyprenyl synthetase family protein — protein MPELISTGVETELQRYFAASRLRASDYGEHYVALWDALAQASSGGKRVRPALVLAAYAGFGGQDLALAMPVAVSFELLHTAFTIHDDVIDRDLTRRGLPNIAGTFQRRARELGASEDQSSVWATTAAILAGDLALSEAHRAIATLPVDVGARTQLLDLIDRSVFVSAAGELADVTNTVGQAATIEQVLSTLELKTAVYSFEAPLQAGAIVAGASPEALDALGQFGRLIGIAFQLTDDLLGVFGDAAVTGKSTASDLREGKQTTLIAFARTTAAWPEIDPLLGSPALTDAQADLVREHLRDCGALHATEDLIRDHVSRAVGALDTPALPEAVRTILTDLVALATERRR, from the coding sequence GTGCCTGAGCTCATCTCAACCGGCGTCGAGACCGAACTCCAGCGCTACTTCGCGGCTTCCCGCCTGCGCGCCAGCGACTACGGCGAGCACTACGTCGCACTCTGGGACGCACTGGCACAGGCGAGCTCCGGCGGAAAACGCGTGCGCCCGGCACTTGTCCTTGCCGCCTACGCCGGCTTCGGAGGGCAAGATCTCGCGCTGGCGATGCCGGTCGCCGTCAGTTTCGAACTGCTGCACACCGCATTCACAATCCATGACGACGTGATCGATCGCGATCTCACTCGGCGCGGCCTGCCGAACATCGCCGGAACATTCCAGCGCCGAGCCCGCGAGTTGGGAGCCAGCGAGGACCAATCGAGCGTGTGGGCGACGACGGCTGCAATCCTGGCCGGCGATCTGGCGCTCAGCGAAGCGCACCGAGCGATCGCCACGTTGCCCGTCGACGTCGGCGCTCGCACGCAACTCCTCGACCTCATCGATCGTTCGGTCTTCGTTTCGGCGGCGGGCGAGCTGGCAGATGTGACGAACACGGTGGGTCAAGCAGCCACGATCGAGCAGGTTCTTTCCACTCTCGAGCTGAAGACCGCCGTCTACTCGTTCGAAGCGCCCCTGCAGGCCGGGGCGATCGTCGCCGGAGCCTCGCCGGAGGCACTCGACGCGCTCGGTCAGTTTGGGCGGCTGATCGGTATCGCCTTCCAGCTCACGGATGATCTTCTCGGCGTATTCGGTGATGCAGCAGTCACCGGAAAGAGCACAGCCTCCGACCTGCGCGAGGGCAAGCAGACCACGTTGATCGCTTTCGCGCGCACGACCGCGGCGTGGCCGGAGATTGACCCACTTCTCGGCTCACCCGCTCTGACTGACGCCCAAGCCGACCTCGTGCGCGAACATTTGCGCGATTGCGGGGCACTGCACGCGACAGAAGACCTCATCCGCGACCACGTGTCCCGAGCCGTTGGCGCTCTCGACACCCCCGCGTTGCCCGAAGCGGTGCGCACCATCCTCACCGACTTGGTCGCCCTCGCAACGGAGCGCCGCCGATGA
- a CDS encoding YajQ family cyclic di-GMP-binding protein encodes MADSTFDIVSKVDQMEADNALHQAQKEVAQRYDFKNVGASIEQSGDKVLMKASSEERVKAILEVYEAKLIKRGISLRSLDAGDPYPSGKEYRIEVSLKAGIDQENAKKINKIIRDEAPKSVKSQIQGDELRVSSKSRDDLQETMALLKGSDLNVALQFVNFR; translated from the coding sequence ATGGCAGATTCAACGTTCGACATCGTCAGCAAGGTCGACCAGATGGAGGCGGACAACGCACTCCATCAGGCACAGAAGGAGGTCGCGCAGCGCTACGACTTCAAAAATGTGGGTGCGTCGATCGAACAGAGCGGCGACAAGGTGCTCATGAAGGCCTCGAGCGAGGAGCGCGTGAAGGCGATCCTCGAAGTCTATGAAGCCAAGCTCATCAAGCGCGGCATCTCGCTGCGCAGCCTGGATGCCGGCGACCCCTACCCCTCGGGCAAGGAATACCGCATCGAAGTGTCGCTGAAGGCCGGAATCGACCAGGAGAACGCGAAGAAGATCAACAAGATCATTCGCGACGAAGCGCCGAAGAGCGTCAAGAGCCAGATTCAGGGCGACGAACTGCGGGTCAGCTCCAAGAGCCGCGACGACCTGCAGGAGACCATGGCACTGCTCAAGGGCTCAGACCTCAACGTCGCGCTTCAGTTCGTGAACTTCCGCTAA
- a CDS encoding PH domain-containing protein gives METAAITAWTFVSETPIPADIAPMLVPGEQPVAAYKTFRDSAVFTNKRLIVRDAQGITGKKVELYSLPYSSVNMWSSENAGTLDFNAELELWTRAGHIKIKIGKGVDIRKLDRLLAEVLLAD, from the coding sequence ATGGAAACCGCCGCCATCACCGCTTGGACATTCGTTTCGGAGACTCCGATCCCGGCCGACATCGCCCCGATGCTCGTTCCGGGTGAGCAGCCCGTTGCCGCCTACAAGACATTCCGCGACAGCGCGGTCTTCACCAACAAGCGGCTGATCGTGCGCGACGCCCAGGGCATCACGGGCAAAAAGGTCGAGCTGTATTCCCTGCCCTACTCAAGCGTGAACATGTGGTCGTCTGAGAACGCCGGCACGCTCGACTTCAATGCCGAGCTTGAGCTGTGGACCCGCGCCGGCCACATCAAGATCAAAATCGGAAAGGGTGTCGACATTCGCAAGTTGGATCGTCTCCTCGCCGAGGTTCTCCTCGCCGATTAG
- a CDS encoding polyprenyl synthetase family protein, translating into MKPSAPVVRRSSSVTSQLGLSDRIFSTAADRGLAADIDAGLEQVEAGLLAEVVFADEIANVTSRYLLNAGGKRVRPMLALLTAHLGSGSVPNVVTAAAAIEITHLASLYHDDVMDDADKRRGVPSAQTVWGNSIAILTGDLLFARASQLMARLGERAIRLQADTFERLVLGQLHETVGPRDGEDPVQHYIQVLADKTGSLIAAAAQAGIVFSDAPDEFEGPVVEFGEKIGVAFQLIDDVIDLSPQPDETGKVPGTDLRAGVATLPLLRLRERQTTDAAAAALLERLERDVMSGPASDAAGAVAADAAIAELRDHDVTHQTLAEAHQWARDAVAALEPLPKGSVKKALTKFAETIVERSS; encoded by the coding sequence GTGAAACCGAGCGCCCCTGTCGTCCGCCGTAGCTCGTCGGTGACGTCGCAACTGGGCTTGAGCGACCGTATCTTTTCGACCGCCGCCGATCGCGGTTTGGCGGCCGACATCGATGCCGGGCTCGAGCAGGTCGAGGCTGGGCTGTTGGCGGAGGTCGTCTTCGCCGACGAAATCGCGAACGTCACCAGTCGCTACCTGCTCAACGCCGGCGGCAAACGGGTGCGACCCATGCTGGCCCTGCTCACCGCTCACCTCGGTAGCGGGTCGGTGCCCAACGTCGTGACGGCCGCGGCGGCGATCGAAATCACCCACCTGGCCTCGCTCTATCACGACGATGTGATGGATGACGCCGACAAGCGTCGCGGCGTGCCGAGTGCCCAGACGGTGTGGGGCAACTCGATTGCGATTCTCACCGGTGACCTGTTGTTCGCTCGGGCGAGCCAACTGATGGCCCGTCTCGGGGAGCGCGCCATCCGTTTGCAGGCCGACACCTTCGAGCGCCTCGTGCTCGGCCAACTGCATGAGACCGTCGGTCCGCGCGACGGCGAAGACCCGGTTCAGCACTACATTCAGGTGCTCGCCGACAAGACCGGGTCGCTCATCGCCGCCGCCGCCCAGGCCGGAATCGTCTTCTCTGACGCTCCCGACGAGTTCGAAGGCCCCGTGGTTGAGTTCGGCGAGAAGATCGGTGTCGCCTTCCAACTCATCGACGACGTCATTGACCTCTCGCCGCAGCCCGACGAGACCGGCAAGGTGCCCGGCACCGACTTGCGCGCCGGGGTCGCCACGCTGCCGCTGCTGCGGTTGCGGGAACGTCAGACGACGGATGCCGCCGCGGCCGCGCTGCTCGAACGCCTCGAACGTGACGTGATGAGCGGACCGGCCAGCGATGCTGCCGGTGCCGTCGCTGCCGACGCGGCGATCGCGGAGCTGCGCGACCACGACGTCACCCACCAGACCCTCGCAGAAGCCCACCAGTGGGCCAGAGATGCCGTCGCGGCGCTCGAACCGCTGCCCAAGGGCTCGGTTAAGAAGGCGCTCACCAAGTTCGCTGAAACGATTGTGGAACGCTCGAGCTAA
- a CDS encoding PPK2 family polyphosphate kinase has protein sequence MPGFQLSDRATDATPGFQGRKAEATAALAEGATILSGLQEKLFANSRSGDNRKILLVLQAMDTAGKGGIVRHVVSAVDPQGVDHYAFKAPTDEERAHDFLWRVRRHVPGAGMIGVFDRSHYEDVLIARVRHLAPPDEIEARYGAINAFEQELIDDDTTVIKVMLHLSFDVQKDRLAERLDRPEKYWKYNPGDVDERMLWPAYQDAYQVVFDRTQTEAAPWYVVPADKKWYARIAVQHLLIDALSRMNLDWPAATFDVAVEKARLAAT, from the coding sequence ATGCCCGGATTTCAACTGTCCGACCGCGCGACGGATGCCACACCCGGCTTCCAGGGGCGCAAAGCTGAGGCCACGGCGGCGCTCGCCGAGGGGGCCACGATCCTCTCCGGGTTACAGGAGAAGCTCTTCGCGAACAGTCGCAGCGGCGACAACCGCAAGATTCTGCTGGTGCTGCAGGCCATGGACACTGCGGGAAAAGGTGGCATTGTGCGCCACGTTGTCAGCGCGGTCGATCCGCAGGGCGTGGACCACTACGCGTTCAAGGCACCGACCGACGAGGAACGCGCCCACGACTTTCTGTGGCGGGTGCGTCGCCACGTTCCCGGTGCCGGCATGATCGGCGTGTTCGACCGTTCACACTACGAAGACGTGCTGATCGCGCGGGTGCGCCACCTCGCTCCGCCCGACGAGATCGAGGCCCGCTATGGCGCGATCAACGCGTTCGAGCAGGAATTGATTGACGACGACACGACCGTGATCAAGGTCATGCTGCACCTGAGCTTTGACGTGCAGAAGGACCGGCTGGCCGAACGGCTCGACCGGCCCGAGAAGTACTGGAAGTACAACCCCGGGGACGTCGACGAGCGCATGCTCTGGCCCGCCTATCAGGACGCCTACCAGGTGGTCTTCGACCGCACCCAAACGGAGGCAGCGCCCTGGTATGTCGTGCCCGCCGACAAGAAATGGTACGCGCGCATCGCCGTGCAGCACCTTTTGATCGACGCCCTGTCGCGCATGAATCTGGACTGGCCGGCGGCCACCTTCGACGTTGCAGTCGAGAAGGCGCGCCTGGCGGCGACCTGA
- a CDS encoding phytoene/squalene synthase family protein has translation MSALEPVSSSAADYDATALASAATIIQHYSTSFGLAARLLEPRMRTDVRSIYALVRVADELVDGAAAGAGVSLAGQRELLDELEVETVRAMQRGYSTNLIVHAFALTARSTGIEVALITAFFASMRRDLDPTPLSPGELETYIYGSAEVIGLMCLRSFLTGLTPDPAEAHDLENGARRLGAAFQKINFLRDLANDYDSLGRSYFPGIDPKTISEADKIRLLDDIDDDLAAASLALPLLPRGCRAAVRAARDLFARLSHKLRATPADLLVSTRVRVPDREKLMLAVGVLLDRGVRSR, from the coding sequence ATGAGCGCGCTGGAACCGGTGAGCAGCTCGGCCGCCGACTACGACGCAACGGCACTGGCCAGCGCCGCCACGATCATCCAGCACTATTCGACCTCGTTCGGCCTGGCGGCGCGTCTGCTCGAACCCCGCATGCGTACCGATGTGCGCTCGATCTACGCGCTTGTGCGCGTCGCTGACGAACTCGTCGATGGCGCAGCTGCCGGCGCCGGCGTCAGCCTCGCGGGCCAACGCGAACTGCTCGACGAGCTCGAAGTCGAGACCGTGCGAGCGATGCAACGCGGTTACAGCACCAATCTTATCGTTCACGCCTTCGCCCTGACCGCGCGGTCAACCGGAATCGAGGTGGCTCTGATCACCGCGTTCTTCGCGTCAATGCGCCGCGACCTTGATCCCACTCCACTCAGTCCCGGCGAATTGGAGACCTACATCTACGGTTCGGCGGAAGTCATCGGGCTGATGTGCCTCCGTTCCTTCTTGACCGGACTGACCCCTGATCCGGCCGAAGCCCACGACCTCGAGAACGGAGCACGTCGCCTTGGCGCTGCCTTCCAGAAGATCAACTTTCTGCGCGACCTCGCCAACGATTACGACTCCCTCGGCCGTAGTTACTTTCCCGGCATCGACCCGAAGACGATCAGCGAGGCTGACAAAATCCGACTGCTCGACGACATCGACGATGACCTGGCCGCCGCCTCCCTCGCGTTGCCCCTGCTGCCCCGCGGCTGCCGCGCGGCGGTGCGTGCCGCTCGCGACCTCTTCGCTCGGCTCTCTCACAAACTCCGCGCCACACCGGCCGACCTTCTTGTCTCGACGCGGGTACGCGTGCCAGATCGGGAGAAGCTGATGCTCGCCGTCGGAGTGCTGCTTGACCGCGGGGTACGAAGCCGATGA
- a CDS encoding DUF1622 domain-containing protein — protein MIFAEVIETVGKVIDAAGVAAIVIGALVATVIAGLRLKNRDPNVYRLYRRQLGRSILLGLELLVAADIIRTVAITPTLESLAVLAGIVLIRTFLSFSLELEITGSWPWQKPSRADTPGEAPELD, from the coding sequence GTGATATTCGCGGAGGTCATCGAAACCGTCGGCAAGGTCATCGATGCGGCCGGTGTCGCGGCGATCGTCATCGGCGCCCTCGTCGCAACGGTGATCGCCGGTCTGCGCCTGAAAAACCGTGACCCGAACGTCTATCGGCTCTACCGCAGGCAGTTGGGCCGCTCGATCCTGTTGGGTCTGGAGCTCTTGGTCGCGGCCGACATCATCCGCACCGTGGCGATCACGCCCACCCTGGAGAGCCTCGCCGTACTGGCCGGGATCGTGCTGATCCGCACGTTCCTCAGCTTTTCACTCGAGCTGGAAATCACCGGTTCCTGGCCCTGGCAGAAACCCAGTCGCGCCGACACTCCGGGCGAGGCACCCGAGCTGGACTAG
- a CDS encoding alpha/beta hydrolase, translating to MRIPENGWQPDILGAGFEALTLSLKPDAEGPVVATLVRAVGRFRLELVRPIAAGVDVLYLHGWSDYFFQTELADFWQDAGAHFHALDLRKYGRSLREGQTPGYITDLAAYDEDIEAALSAMGHGEGSRSKRQLLLLGHSTGGLILSLWANRHRGRASALVLNSPWLEFQASGVGRAAIQPIIDLQARVDPRAPLPRVDLGFYTRSVSADYEGSWTYKKEWRPERGFMAHPAWLRAILAGHARVASGLAIDAPVLSMISARSMLVPKWEPAMMTSDVVLRVDDIAVRSTRLGALVTILRLDGALHDVFLSAEPVRRQAYRELTRWLRSYLQPENERMS from the coding sequence ATGCGCATTCCGGAGAATGGCTGGCAACCCGACATCCTTGGCGCGGGTTTCGAAGCGCTCACTCTGTCGCTGAAGCCGGATGCCGAAGGGCCAGTCGTCGCCACACTCGTGCGCGCGGTCGGTCGGTTCAGGCTCGAACTGGTGCGTCCGATCGCCGCGGGCGTCGATGTGCTCTATCTGCACGGCTGGTCCGACTACTTTTTTCAGACCGAGCTGGCCGATTTTTGGCAGGATGCCGGGGCTCATTTTCATGCGCTTGACCTGCGTAAGTATGGGCGCAGCCTGCGTGAGGGGCAAACGCCCGGCTACATCACCGACCTGGCCGCCTATGACGAAGACATCGAAGCCGCGCTGTCGGCGATGGGGCACGGTGAGGGTTCGCGGAGTAAGCGGCAGCTTCTGCTGCTGGGGCACTCGACCGGTGGGCTCATCCTCAGCCTCTGGGCGAACCGGCATCGTGGTCGTGCCTCGGCGCTCGTGCTCAACAGCCCGTGGCTGGAGTTCCAGGCCTCCGGTGTTGGTCGAGCCGCTATTCAGCCGATCATCGACTTACAAGCGCGGGTCGATCCGCGGGCGCCGCTGCCGCGGGTCGACTTGGGTTTCTATACGCGCTCGGTGTCGGCCGACTACGAGGGGAGCTGGACCTATAAGAAGGAGTGGCGGCCGGAGCGCGGGTTCATGGCGCACCCCGCGTGGTTGCGTGCGATCCTGGCCGGGCATGCGCGCGTGGCATCCGGTCTGGCGATTGACGCCCCGGTGCTCTCGATGATTTCGGCGCGGTCGATGCTGGTGCCGAAATGGGAACCCGCAATGATGACGAGCGACGTGGTGCTGCGCGTCGACGACATCGCCGTGCGCTCGACTCGGCTGGGTGCACTCGTGACGATTCTGCGGCTGGACGGGGCCCTGCACGACGTTTTCTTGTCGGCAGAGCCCGTGCGGCGGCAGGCGTACCGGGAGTTGACCCGGTGGTTGCGCAGCTACCTGCAGCCCGAAAATGAGCGGATGAGTTAG
- the idi gene encoding isopentenyl-diphosphate Delta-isomerase: MQLSTIEEESVVLLDEHGRSIGTAPKRTVHGADTPLHLAFSCYVFNRQGQVLITRRALTKLTWPGVWTNSFCGHPLPDEPLATAVHRRADFELGLSLDTLDVALPEFRYRAVDSSGIVENEFCPVYRATTTLEPAANPSEVADFTWVDPSDLRTAVGATPWAFSPWMALQLPELEEFRA; this comes from the coding sequence ATGCAGTTGAGCACTATCGAGGAGGAAAGCGTCGTGCTCCTCGACGAGCACGGCCGCTCAATCGGCACGGCCCCCAAGCGAACCGTTCATGGCGCAGACACGCCCCTGCACCTCGCCTTCTCGTGCTACGTTTTCAACCGTCAGGGGCAGGTTCTGATCACGCGACGAGCGCTCACCAAGCTCACCTGGCCAGGCGTTTGGACCAATTCGTTCTGCGGCCACCCGCTCCCCGACGAACCGCTCGCCACAGCCGTGCACCGTCGGGCCGACTTCGAACTCGGTCTCAGCCTCGACACCCTCGACGTCGCTCTCCCCGAGTTCCGCTACCGGGCCGTCGATAGTTCAGGAATCGTCGAGAACGAGTTCTGCCCGGTCTATCGGGCGACGACGACGCTCGAACCGGCAGCCAACCCCAGCGAGGTGGCGGATTTCACCTGGGTCGACCCGTCCGATCTGCGCACCGCAGTCGGCGCCACACCGTGGGCGTTCAGCCCCTGGATGGCGCTGCAGCTCCCCGAGTTGGAGGAATTCCGTGCCTGA
- a CDS encoding class I SAM-dependent methyltransferase, translated as MFDEVAANYDRTNTVLSMGNAALWRIATTKAVAPKPGERILDIAAGTGTSSASLAKSGAHIVAADFSAGMIRVGRERNAGNPNIEFVQADATALPFADGEFDAVTISFGLRNVVEPKKALAEFYRVTKPGGRVVICEFSTPQIAPVRAGYYAYLRYVMPTLVKFASSNDPAYDYLGESIEAWPNQRTLSGWLREAGYRSVAYRNLTLGVVALHRGIKPERSAAPAAS; from the coding sequence ATGTTCGATGAGGTGGCCGCCAACTATGACCGTACGAACACCGTGCTGTCGATGGGAAACGCCGCCCTCTGGCGCATCGCGACGACCAAGGCCGTCGCGCCGAAGCCGGGCGAACGCATCCTCGACATCGCGGCCGGAACCGGCACCTCGAGCGCTTCGTTGGCGAAGTCCGGCGCCCACATCGTTGCCGCCGACTTCTCGGCGGGCATGATTCGGGTCGGGCGTGAGCGCAATGCCGGCAACCCCAACATTGAGTTCGTGCAGGCGGATGCCACAGCCCTGCCGTTCGCAGACGGCGAATTCGACGCCGTCACCATCTCGTTCGGTCTGCGTAACGTCGTGGAGCCGAAGAAAGCGCTCGCCGAGTTCTACCGCGTGACCAAGCCCGGCGGCCGTGTCGTGATTTGCGAATTCTCCACGCCGCAGATTGCCCCGGTTCGGGCGGGCTACTACGCCTATCTGCGCTACGTGATGCCGACGCTCGTGAAGTTCGCATCGTCGAATGACCCCGCCTATGACTATTTGGGTGAGTCGATCGAGGCGTGGCCGAATCAGCGCACCCTCAGCGGCTGGCTGCGCGAGGCGGGCTACCGCTCCGTGGCGTACCGTAACCTCACGCTCGGCGTCGTCGCGCTGCACCGCGGCATCAAGCCGGAGCGTTCCGCCGCCCCCGCGGCATCCTGA